The Meriones unguiculatus strain TT.TT164.6M chromosome 1, Bangor_MerUng_6.1, whole genome shotgun sequence genome has a segment encoding these proteins:
- the Calhm2 gene encoding calcium homeostasis modulator protein 2, whose amino-acid sequence MAALIAENFRFLSLFFKSKDVMIFNGLVALGTVGSQELFSVVAFHCPCSPARNYLYGLTAIGVPALALFLIGVILNNHTWNLVAECQYRRAKNCSAAPNFLLLSSILGRAAVAPVTWSVISLLRGEAYVCALSEFVDPSSLTAGDEGFPPDHATEILARFPCGEGPANLSGFRDEVSRRLKYESQLFGWLLIGVVAILVFLTKCLKHYCSPLSYRQEAYWAQYRTNEDQLFQRTVEVHSRVLAANNVRRFFGFVALNKDDEELVTKFPVEGTQPRPQWNAITGVYLYRENQGLPLYSRLHKWAQGLTGNGTAPDNVEMALLTS is encoded by the exons ATGGCGGCCTTGATCGCAGAGAACTTCCGCTTCCTGTCTCTTTTCTTCAAGAGCAAGGATGTGATGATTTTCaatgggctggtggccctgggcaCGGTGGGCAGTCAGGAGCTGTTCTCTGTGGTGGCCTTCCACTGTCCCTGCTCACCTGCCCGGAACTACCTGTATGGGCTGACAGCAATTGGAGTGCCTGCGCTGGCGCTCTTCCTCATCGGAGTCATCCTCAACAACCACACTTGGAACCTGGTTGCTGAGTGCCAGTATCGGAGGGCCAAGAACTGCTCCGCTGCCCccaacttcctcctcctgagctcCATCCTGGGCCGTGCCGCTGTGGCTCCTGTCACTTGGTCTGTCATCTCCCTGCTTCGAGGGGAGGCCTACGTCTGTGCTCTCAGTGAGTTTGTGGACCCCTCCTCACTCACAGCTGGGGACGAAGGCTTCCCCCCAGATCATGCCACGGAGATCCTAGCCAGGTTCCCTTGCGGAGAGGGCCCCGCCAACCTGTCGGGCTTCCGAGACGAGGTCAGCCGCAGGCTCAAGTACGAGTCCCAG CTCTTTGGATGGCTGCTCATCGGTGTGGTAGCCATCCTGGTGTTCCTGACCAAGTGCCTCAAACACTACTGCTCGCCACTCAGCTACCGCCAGGAGGCCTACTGGGCTCAGTACCGCACCAACGAGGACCAGCTGTTCCAGCGGACGGTAGAGGTGCATTCAAGGGTGCTGGCTGCCAACAACGTGCGCCGTTTCTTTGGCTTTGTGGCTCTCAACAAGGATGATGAAGAGCTGGTCACCAAGTTCCCGGTGGAAGGCACACAGCCACGACCACAGTGGAATGCTATTACTGGGGTCTATTTGTACCGTGAGAACCAGGGCCTCCCACTGTACAGCCGCCTGCACAAGTGGGCCCAGGGTCTGACAGGTAATGGTACAGCCCCTGACAATGTGGAGATGGCCCTGCTCACCTCTTAG